One genomic segment of Macaca fascicularis isolate 582-1 chromosome 19, T2T-MFA8v1.1 includes these proteins:
- the LOC102147257 gene encoding LOW QUALITY PROTEIN: zinc finger and SCAN domain-containing protein 5A (The sequence of the model RefSeq protein was modified relative to this genomic sequence to represent the inferred CDS: substituted 1 base at 1 genomic stop codon) → MAANCTSSWRQREPCNRPGLELPRSMASSETQLGNHDVDPEISHVNFRMFSCPKESDPIQALTKLTELCHLWLRPDLHTKEQILDMLVMEQFMISMPQELQVLVKVNDVQSCKDLEDLLRNHRRPKKWSVVTFQGKEYLMQDSDVEMAEAPTSVRDDPRGMSSQRASSVNQMRLGEGQAHQELQTLPRVPARSRRQEEDFRLPEIIVMKGGPKTLRPKPTLEKGLNVDREENPGLTSPEPQLPNGPTGVVGAKEGQEPQKRASVENADADTPSACVVEREASTHSRNRGEAPNLRGPKRSKPDATSISQEGPQGGATPVGNRESLGQAGINPVHSPGPAGAGSQPVGQEAKELLLFACGVCDKRFMCNSKLVIHKRSHTGERPFQCHVCERCFMQPSDLRVHQRIHTGEKPYTCDVCHKRFNRRFSLKCHKRSHTGEKPYKCKDCKKVFTYRKNLNEHKLIHSGEKPYPCSKCSRAFRRPETLKYHQKTHPETTAPREXEG, encoded by the exons ATGGCTGCAAATTGCACATCCTCATGGCGTCAGAGAGAACCCTGCAACAGACCTGGGTTGGAGCTGCCACGGTCTATGGCATCCTCAGAAACTCAACTTGGAAATCACGACGTGGACCCTGAGATTTCTCACGTGAACTTCAGGATGTTCAGCTGCCCGAAGGAGTCAGACCCCATCCAGGCTCTGACGAAACTCACTGAGCTGTGCCATCTGTGGCTGAGGCCTGACCTCCACACCAAAGAGCAGATCCTGGACATGCTGGTGATGGAGCAGTTCATGATCTCCATGCCCCAGGAGCTCCAGGTCTTAGTCAAGGTGAACGACGTGCAGAGCTGCAAAGACCTGGAGGACCTGCTACGAAATCACAGAAGACCCAAGAAATGG TCTGTAGTCACCTTCCAGGGAAAGGAATATCTTATGCAGGACTCAGATGTTGAGATGGCTGAAGCCCCCACCAGTGTCAGGGATGATCCTAGAGGCATGTCCAGCCAGCGGGCCTCCTCTGTGAACCAGATGCGTCTGGGGGAAGGCCAGGCCCACCAAGAGCTGCAGACCCTGCCCAGGGTCCCTGCACGGTCCAGGAGGCAG GAGGAGGACTTCCGACTGCCAGAGATTATTGTCATGAAAGGAGGTCCAAAGACTCTGAGACCCAAGCCGACCTTGGAGAAGGGTCTGAACGTAGACAGGGAGGAGAACCCAGGACTTACATCCCCAGAGCCTCAGCTTCCAAACGGTCCCA CAGGGGTGGTGGGAGCTAAGGAGGGGCAGGAACCCCAAAAAAGAGCCTCTGTGGAAAATGCGGATGCTGACACACCTTCTGCCTGCGTTGTGGAGAGAGAAGCTTCGACTCACAGCAGGAACAGAGGAGAGGCTCCGAATCTCAGAGGCCCCAAAAGAAGCAAACCAGACGCCACCTCCATTTCCCAAGAAGGGCCTCAAGGAGGAGCCACACCTGTGGGCAACAGAGAATCCCTGGGACAAGCTGGGATCAATCCAGTTCATTCCCCAGGCCCTGCGGGCGCAGGCAGTCAGCCTGTTGGCCAAGAAGCCAAGGAACTGCTGCTCTTTGCATGTGGCGTGTGCGATAAGAGGTTTATGTGTAATTCCAAGCTAGTCATCCACAAGAGATCACACACCGGAGAGAGGCCCTTTCAATGTCACGTCTGTGAAAGGTGCTTCATGCAGCCCTCCGACCTCCGCGTTCACCAGCGAATCCACACTGGTGAGAAGCCCTACACATGCGACGTCTGCCACAAGCGGTTCAACAGGAGGTTCTCCTTGAAATGTCACAAGAGGAGCCACACAGGAGAGAAGCCCTACAAATGTAAAGACTGCAAGAAAGTTTTCACCTACAGGAAGAACCTGAATGAGCACAAGCTCATCCACTCCGGAGAGAAACCCTATCCGTGTTCCAAGTGTTCGAGAGCCTTTCGTCGGCCTGAAACGTTAAAATACCACCAGAAAACACATCCAGAAACCACTGCACCCAGAGAATGAGAAGGATGA